The following coding sequences lie in one Arachis stenosperma cultivar V10309 chromosome 5, arast.V10309.gnm1.PFL2, whole genome shotgun sequence genomic window:
- the LOC130982502 gene encoding uncharacterized protein LOC130982502: protein MAADEGFDMSYLKSQLSQSHETWKQESERSQSQVDALQAKLIEVKDYMQGSEEDANKVLEVLWRRVKTASTLLTYLKAKARLMAVPDLAHASCGIKELEGVGLVDKNGIPFSGWSRNVDLSPFEDAGEESWIGISHERGSLDEQDGAYLGEVLKSVQMVADVMEALVKRVILAESETAVEKEKVSVSQEEIKQKSAQLENMSMKLKEMERFALNTSNILNDVRQRVVGLVEETTRQRQLAAENEEELCRVRREFESLKSYVSSLLTVRETLLSSEKQFQTIEKLFERLVAKTTQLEGEKMQKEAEVQKLMEENVRLSTLLDKKEAQLLALNEQCKVMALSASSDM from the exons ATGGCAGCAGATGAAGGATTTGACATGTCATATTTGAAGTCTCAGCTGAGTCAATCACATGAAACATGGAAGCAAGAGAGTGAAAGAAGCCAATCCCAAGTGGATGCATTGCAAGCAAAGCTTATCGAAGTGAAGGATTACATGCAAGGTTCAGAGGAAGATGCTAATAAAGTTTTAGAGGTTCTTTGGCGTAGGGTCAAGACCGCTTCTACATTGTTGACTTACTTAAAAGCGAAAGCAAGACTCATGGCTGTTCCTGATCTAGCCCATGCATCTTGTGGCATAAAAGAATTAGAGGGGGTAGGCCTTGTAGACAAGAATGGGATACCATTTTCAGGTTGGTCTAGGAATGTAGATCTTTCTCCATTTGAGGATGCGGGCGAAGAATCTTGGATAGGAATTAGCCATGAGCGAGGTTCGTTAGATGAACAAGATGGAGCTTATTTAGGTGAGGTACTCAAGTCTGTACAGATGGTTGCAGATGTGATGGAAGCCCTTGTCAAAAGGGTTATATTGGCAGAATCAGAAACTGCAGTTGAGAAGGAAAAAGTAAGCGTAAGTCAGGAAGAGATTAAACAGAAGTCTGCCCAGTTAGAAAATATGTCCATGAAGTTAAAAGAGATGGAGCGTTTTGCTTTGAATACAAGTAATATTCTAAATGACGTGCGACAGAGAGTTGTGGGTTTGGTGGAAGAAACAACCAGGCAGAGGCAGCTAGCTGCTGAAAATGAAGAGGAGCTTTGTAGAGTGAGACGGGAATTTGAGTCTCTGAAATCCTATGTTAGCAGCCTACTCACTGTAAGAGAAACATTACTTTCCTCAGAGAAGCAATTTCAAACTATTGAGAAGCTTTTTGAAAG GCTAGTTGCGAAGACAACTCAGTTGGAGGGTGAGAAAATGCAGAAAGAGGCAGAAGTTCAAAAGCTTATGGAAGAGAATGTGAGGTTGAGCACTTTGCTTGACAAGAAAGAGGCTCAACTTCTGGCACTGAATGAACAATGCAAGGTAATGGCTTTGAGCGCGTCGTCCGACATGTGA